Genomic segment of Desulfobacterales bacterium:
AAATATATGAACCCCAAAAAATTACACAAGACTGCATCAGATGTCATATTGACTGGGTAGAAGGCAAAACTGGAGGAATTACTAAATTAAAATTTTCTACAGAAGCATTGACCAAGGCTCAGAAAGAAGCTGAAATTGCTATTGCAAAACTAAAAAGATCAGCTTTTTTGAATTCGTTTGTTTCACTCATAGGTATTGTAGGCGTTTTATTAATAACGATATATTTTTTGATAAACAAATTTGTGAGCACGCCCCTTAATAATTCTGTTGTTATGCTGAAAGACATAGCTGAAGGAGAAGGGGATTTAACAGGGCGCCTGAGAGTTCTTTCAAATGATGAAGTTGGAGAACTATCTAAGTGGTTTAATTCATTTATAGAAAAACTTCAAAATATTATCAGACAAGTTACAGAATATGTTCATGCTTTAAATATGTCATCAGACAAACTTTCTTCTATTTCTGATGATTTAAGTTCAAAAGCGAACACAATGAGCGACAGAACTATTAATGCGGCAAATGCAACTGAACATACTTCGTCTAATATTAAAAATATGGCGGCTGCCGCTGAAGAAGTAAGCGCTCAAGTAGCTACAGTTGCGTCTTCCTCTTTAGAAGTATCAAAAAATATGAAAGAAATTGAAAAAGCAACTATAAATGTTTCTGAATCTGTAAATAATGTAGCAACAGCTATAGAAGAAATGTATACTACATTAAATGAAGTTGCAAGTAATTCGGCGATTTGTGCTAAAATAACGAATGAAACATCTGAAAAGGCTAACAGTACATCAAACATAGTAAATAAACTTGGTGAAGCAGCTAAAGAAATAGGTGATGTAGTTAGTTTAATAAAAGGAATTGCCGCTCAAACAAACCTTTTGGCTCTTAATGCAACTATAGAAGCAGCTGGAGCAGGCGAAGCAGGAAAAGGCTTTGCAGTAGTTGCTAATGAAGTAAAAGAGTTAGCAAGACAAACAGCAAGAGCAACGGAAGAAATTAAAATCAAAATAGAAGGAATGCAAACAAATACAACGGCTGCTATAAAAGCTATTGAAGAGATTGTCGCGGTTATAAAAGAGATTAATTCTATAATGAATACCATTGCATCATCAGTAGAGGAGCAAACAGCTACAACAAACGAAATATCTAAAAGTATAAGTTCAACAGCTAATTCCGCAACACTTGCTTCAAAAAATGTTCAAAAAGCAGTTTCAGTAGAAATAGAAGTTTCTAAAAATATTGAAGAAGTAGCAAAAGCAGCTGGATTTATTGCGTTAGATGCAGCTGAAGCTTCTATCAAAACAGATGAAGTTTTAAAAAATGTTATGAACGTAAATGAAGCATCATCGATTACATCAGAAGTTTCAGCACAAATAAAAAATCAAGTTCAGGATCTTGCTAATATTGGAGAGAAGCTCCAAAAAATAATTAGCCAGTTTAAGATATGATGTAATATATATCGTTTTTAATTTGTTTTAATATGCGGTCAAGATTACTGAAATGAGGAATTATGGCAAAAATATTGATAATCGGATATCTGCTTTGTGGAAGCTTTGTTTTTGGGGAAACAGACGTAAGTACTGATATTGTAATTTCCAATCTAAAAGAATGTATTCAAATCGCTTTAAAAAACAATCGCAACAGACAAACAAGTCAATACGATATTGAAATAGCTGAATCTCAATATAAGCAGGCTTTATCATCATATTGGCCACAGCTAAAGGGTGAAATTTTAGCATCGAGAATGGAACTTGAACAAGTTTTTTTCAATTTATTAGCTAACAGCAGAGATGCCATAGAAGAAAAAGGTAAATGTATTCGTGGACAAATTCATATTACTACTAATTATATAAAAAATAGTGATAATAAAGGTTTTATAGAAAGTCGTTTCAAAGATAATGGTGTTGGGATAGCAATTCAAAGAAACTTTTAGCATTAATAGTTGATATAGTGGAAATTGCGCAGCTTGAACTAGGAGAAAAATGGCTTGAATATTCTAAGGTGTGTCCCATCTTTTACACATAACAGGAATGACACGTCAGATATACAGTATTTTGGATTTATCGTCATTCCGGGGAAAGTCAGAAAATCGTTTAGATTTTCTGACTTTAACCCGGAATCCAGTGAATATGACGACGTTATTCTGGATTCCGGATTAAAATTGAAAAATATTCATTTTTCAATTTTTTCCGGAATGACGTCCTACGACGTTTAGTTCCTAAAAAATTTTATGCCTTTGTGTAAAAGGTGGGACACACCCATATTCTATGATGGACATGGATAAAATGTTTCGACAATGTATTGAAATAATTAAAAGCAAGTATGAATCTAAAGTGCTGAATATAAAATTTGAAATATCAACAGGTTTGAAATATCAATTTATTAAGGTTGATATAAAAAAAATCAAAATAATTTTAATCCATCTTCTGTCTAATGCGGCTAAATTTTCTATAGGAAAGAGTCCTATTATGATTGAAGCCCATCAATTAGTTGAAGATAATAAAAATTTTATTGAAATTTCGATTGCTGATTTAGGAATTGGTATTGATTCAAATCAACAGACTAAAATTTTTGAAAATTTTTATCAGGTTAAAAATAATTATAATAATAAAACACCAGGTCTTGGTCTTGGTCTTGGTCTTTCTATTGCTGCAAAGCTTATTGAAATGCACGGTGGTCATTTAAAAGTTACCAGCGAAGGGGAGGGGAAAGGAAGTTGCTTTTCGTTTACTATTCAAACTTTTTGACCTGAATAGTGTTCTATAATAAAATTTATTTAAATAAACCTTGACCAAAAAGATTTAAAGCTGATATTTTAAATTTAAATATAATTAGTAATGTTGTAGTAATGTTGAATTTGAGTTTTAATTAATTTAAGGAGAAATATATCATGAAAGAAAAAGTGCAAGTGCAAATAAACAAGATAAGACCAATGCTTCAAGCTGATGGAGGAGATGTTGAACTCGTAGATGTTATAGATGGAATTGTAACTGTAAAATTAAAAGGAGCTTGCGCTGGCTGCCCAATGTCTCAAATGACATTAAAAAATGGAATCGAAAGATTGCTTAAAAAAGAAATTCCAGAAGTAAAAAGCGTTGAATCAGCTCAATAAAGCTTTTTTAATTTTAATATATAAATTTGTCTTGATGGAGAATTTATGACTATATCAAGAAAGATAGGAATTATGCTTACAAGAAGTTCCTGGATTAGAAAAATGTTTGAAGAAGGAGCTAAGCTTAAAGCAAAATATGGGGCTGACAAGGTCTATGATTTTAGTCTTGGAAATCCTAATTTAGAGCCTCCTCCTATATTTAAAGAA
This window contains:
- a CDS encoding methyl-accepting chemotaxis protein, with the protein product MKLHIKLIISLLTGLIIVVSAAQLLQYFSILKLISSFSESNITLIKEREKGFAHNIHHSVSKAVAGSLERGEMDKFSKIIKQQKDIEGLLEFSLYSRNGFITHSSEDSSIGKKLPDELSKLLRNPDMILPIWENDAIEIYEPQKITQDCIRCHIDWVEGKTGGITKLKFSTEALTKAQKEAEIAIAKLKRSAFLNSFVSLIGIVGVLLITIYFLINKFVSTPLNNSVVMLKDIAEGEGDLTGRLRVLSNDEVGELSKWFNSFIEKLQNIIRQVTEYVHALNMSSDKLSSISDDLSSKANTMSDRTINAANATEHTSSNIKNMAAAAEEVSAQVATVASSSLEVSKNMKEIEKATINVSESVNNVATAIEEMYTTLNEVASNSAICAKITNETSEKANSTSNIVNKLGEAAKEIGDVVSLIKGIAAQTNLLALNATIEAAGAGEAGKGFAVVANEVKELARQTARATEEIKIKIEGMQTNTTAAIKAIEEIVAVIKEINSIMNTIASSVEEQTATTNEISKSISSTANSATLASKNVQKAVSVEIEVSKNIEEVAKAAGFIALDAAEASIKTDEVLKNVMNVNEASSITSEVSAQIKNQVQDLANIGEKLQKIISQFKI
- a CDS encoding TolC family protein, with the translated sequence MAKILIIGYLLCGSFVFGETDVSTDIVISNLKECIQIALKNNRNRQTSQYDIEIAESQYKQALSSYWPQLKGEILASRMELEQVFFNLLANSRDAIEEKGKCIRGQIHITTNYIKNSDNKGFIESRFKDNGVGIAIQRNF
- a CDS encoding ATP-binding protein, with amino-acid sequence MFRQCIEIIKSKYESKVLNIKFEISTGLKYQFIKVDIKKIKIILIHLLSNAAKFSIGKSPIMIEAHQLVEDNKNFIEISIADLGIGIDSNQQTKIFENFYQVKNNYNNKTPGLGLGLGLSIAAKLIEMHGGHLKVTSEGEGKGSCFSFTIQTF
- a CDS encoding NifU family protein, with amino-acid sequence MKEKVQVQINKIRPMLQADGGDVELVDVIDGIVTVKLKGACAGCPMSQMTLKNGIERLLKKEIPEVKSVESAQ